A stretch of Cupriavidus necator DNA encodes these proteins:
- the thiL gene encoding thiamine-phosphate kinase, with protein MSHAQPAPLSEFDLIRRFFTRPVRKAALGVGDDCALIEGRPGHHLAISTDMLVSGRHFFPDVAPRSLGHKALAVNLSDLAAMGAEPRAFTLALALPEADPAWLAELADGMLALADAHGCELVGGDTTRGPLTLSLTVFGDVPLRAALRRDAARPGDDIWISGTLGDARLALGDCRGEWLLPEPEFSQVRPRMDTPTPRVALGMALRGVAHAALDISDGLVGDLGHILERSQVGALVDVDALPRSAVLASQPDAIQRECVLAGGDDYELCFTAPAGSRDAIAAISERLALPLARVGAITPEPGLRLVDSTGNPTRYQGASFDHFAAP; from the coding sequence ATGTCCCACGCCCAGCCAGCCCCGCTTTCCGAGTTCGACCTGATCCGCCGCTTTTTCACGCGGCCGGTGCGCAAGGCCGCGCTCGGCGTGGGCGATGACTGCGCGCTGATCGAGGGCCGCCCCGGCCACCACCTGGCCATCAGCACCGACATGCTGGTGAGCGGCCGGCATTTCTTCCCGGACGTGGCGCCGCGCTCACTCGGCCACAAGGCCCTGGCCGTGAACCTGTCCGACCTGGCCGCCATGGGCGCCGAGCCGCGCGCCTTCACCCTGGCACTGGCCCTGCCCGAGGCCGACCCCGCCTGGCTGGCCGAACTGGCCGACGGCATGCTGGCGCTGGCCGACGCCCACGGCTGCGAACTGGTCGGCGGTGACACCACGCGCGGCCCGCTGACGCTTTCGCTGACGGTATTCGGCGACGTGCCGCTGCGTGCCGCGCTGCGCCGCGACGCCGCCCGGCCCGGCGACGATATCTGGATTTCCGGCACGCTTGGCGACGCCCGCCTGGCGCTGGGCGACTGCCGCGGCGAATGGCTGCTGCCTGAGCCCGAGTTCAGCCAGGTGCGCCCGCGCATGGACACGCCGACACCGCGCGTGGCGCTGGGCATGGCTCTGCGCGGCGTGGCGCATGCCGCACTCGACATTTCCGACGGCCTGGTCGGCGACCTCGGCCATATCCTGGAACGCTCGCAGGTCGGCGCGCTGGTCGACGTCGATGCGCTGCCGCGCTCGGCAGTGCTGGCCAGCCAGCCCGATGCCATCCAGCGCGAATGCGTGCTGGCCGGTGGCGACGACTACGAATTGTGCTTCACCGCGCCCGCCGGCAGCCGCGACGCCATTGCGGCGATTAGCGAACGCCTGGCGCTGCCGCTCGCACGTGTCGGCGCGATCACGCCCGAGCCCGGCCTGCGGCTGGTCGACAGTACCGGCAACCCGACCCGGTACCAAGGCGCCAGCTTCGACCACTTCGCTGCCCCCTGA
- a CDS encoding NADP-dependent malic enzyme encodes MTSPQQSPSQDDLKQQQREALRKAALEYHEFPTPGKISVTPTKPLSNQRDLALAYSPGVAAACEEIVSDPANSFRYTARGNLVAVITNGTAVLGLGDIGAAASKPVMEGKAGLFKKFAGIDVFDIEVDEKDPEKLVQIIAALEPTFGGINLEDIKAPECFYVERKLREKMKIPVFHDDQHGTAIVVSAAIINGLKVVGKDIKKVKLVASGAGAAALACLDLLVDIGLPIENIWVTDLAGVVYEGRTELMDPEKARFSQKTDKRKLAEVIDGADIFLGLSAAGVLKQDMVQRMADKPLVLALANPNPEIAPELVKEVRPDAVMATGRTDYPNQVNNVLCFPFIFRGALDCGATTITREMEIAAANALAELARQEQSDIVATAYGIQDLSFGPEYLIPKPFDPRLIVKVAPAVAEAAMKSGVAARPIEDMDAYRLQLQQFVYHSGTLMKPIYAAARKVEMDKKRIVFAEGEQERVLRAVQVIVDEKLANPILIGRPAVLQHRIERFGLRLRAGVDFTVVNPEHDERFRDYSDAYYRMMAREGITPEYAKLEMRRRTTLIGAMLVNKGEADGMICGTVSNTAAHLRYIDQVLGGTSKVYAAMNGLVLPGRQIFLVDTHVNVDPSAEELAQITLMAAEELKRFGIEPKVALLSHSNFGSSEAPSARKMRETLAILRDRAPDLEIDGEMHGDSALDQKLRDQLVPDGALKGEANLLVCPNIDAANISYNLLKVAAGNNVAIGPILLGVKAPVHILTPSATVRRIVNMTSLVVVDASAKR; translated from the coding sequence ATGACCAGCCCTCAGCAGTCCCCGTCCCAAGACGATCTGAAACAGCAGCAGCGTGAGGCGCTGCGCAAAGCGGCGCTCGAGTACCACGAGTTTCCCACCCCCGGCAAGATCTCGGTCACGCCGACCAAGCCGCTGTCGAACCAGCGCGACCTGGCCCTGGCCTATTCGCCGGGCGTGGCCGCCGCTTGTGAAGAGATCGTTTCCGATCCGGCCAATTCCTTCCGCTACACCGCCCGCGGCAACCTGGTCGCGGTGATCACCAACGGCACCGCCGTGCTGGGCCTGGGCGACATTGGCGCCGCGGCTTCCAAGCCGGTGATGGAAGGCAAGGCTGGCCTGTTCAAGAAGTTTGCCGGTATCGACGTGTTCGATATCGAAGTCGATGAGAAGGACCCGGAAAAGCTGGTCCAGATCATCGCCGCGCTGGAGCCCACCTTCGGCGGCATCAACCTCGAAGACATCAAGGCACCGGAGTGCTTCTACGTCGAGCGCAAGCTGCGCGAGAAGATGAAGATCCCCGTCTTCCACGATGACCAGCACGGCACCGCCATCGTGGTGTCCGCGGCCATCATCAACGGCCTGAAGGTGGTCGGCAAGGACATCAAGAAGGTCAAGCTGGTGGCCTCGGGCGCCGGCGCGGCCGCGCTGGCCTGCCTGGACCTGCTGGTCGACATCGGCCTGCCGATCGAGAACATCTGGGTGACGGACCTGGCCGGCGTGGTCTATGAGGGTCGTACCGAGCTGATGGACCCGGAAAAGGCGCGCTTCTCGCAAAAGACCGACAAGCGCAAGCTGGCCGAAGTGATCGACGGTGCCGACATCTTCCTGGGCCTGTCCGCCGCGGGCGTGCTCAAGCAGGACATGGTCCAGCGCATGGCCGACAAGCCGCTGGTGCTGGCACTGGCCAACCCCAACCCGGAAATCGCGCCGGAGCTGGTCAAGGAAGTGCGCCCCGACGCCGTGATGGCCACCGGACGCACCGACTACCCGAACCAGGTCAACAACGTCCTGTGCTTCCCGTTCATCTTCCGCGGGGCGCTGGATTGCGGCGCCACCACCATCACGCGCGAGATGGAAATCGCCGCGGCCAATGCCCTGGCCGAACTGGCGCGCCAGGAGCAGAGCGACATCGTCGCCACCGCCTATGGCATCCAGGACCTGTCGTTCGGCCCCGAGTACCTGATTCCGAAGCCGTTCGACCCGCGCCTGATCGTCAAGGTGGCGCCGGCCGTGGCCGAGGCCGCGATGAAGTCCGGCGTGGCCGCCCGTCCGATCGAGGACATGGACGCCTACCGTCTGCAGCTGCAGCAGTTCGTGTACCACTCGGGCACGCTGATGAAGCCGATCTACGCCGCCGCGCGCAAGGTCGAGATGGATAAGAAGCGCATCGTCTTCGCCGAAGGCGAGCAAGAGCGCGTGCTGCGCGCGGTGCAGGTGATCGTCGACGAAAAGCTGGCCAACCCGATCCTGATCGGCCGCCCGGCCGTGCTGCAGCACCGCATCGAGCGCTTCGGCCTGCGCCTGCGCGCCGGCGTGGACTTCACCGTGGTCAACCCCGAGCACGATGAGCGTTTCCGCGACTATTCCGACGCCTATTACCGCATGATGGCGCGCGAGGGCATCACGCCCGAGTACGCCAAGCTGGAAATGCGCCGCCGCACCACGCTGATCGGCGCGATGCTGGTGAACAAGGGCGAGGCCGACGGCATGATCTGCGGCACCGTCAGCAACACCGCGGCGCACCTGCGCTATATCGACCAGGTGCTGGGCGGCACCAGCAAGGTCTACGCGGCGATGAATGGCCTGGTGCTGCCGGGCCGCCAGATCTTCCTGGTGGATACGCACGTCAACGTCGACCCGAGCGCCGAAGAGCTGGCCCAGATCACGCTGATGGCCGCCGAGGAACTGAAGCGCTTCGGCATCGAGCCCAAGGTCGCGCTGCTGTCGCACTCGAACTTCGGTTCGTCCGAAGCGCCTTCGGCCCGCAAGATGCGCGAAACCCTCGCCATCCTGCGCGATCGCGCCCCGGACCTGGAGATCGACGGCGAAATGCACGGCGACAGCGCGCTCGACCAGAAGCTGCGCGACCAGCTGGTGCCGGATGGCGCGCTCAAGGGCGAAGCCAACCTGCTGGTGTGCCCGAACATCGACGCGGCCAATATCTCGTACAACCTGCTCAAGGTTGCCGCGGGCAACAACGTCGCGATCGGGCCGATCCTGCTGGGCGTGAAGGCGCCGGTGCACATCCTGACGCCGTCGGCCACGGTGCGCCGCATCGTCAACATGACCTCGCTGGTCGTGGTGGATGCCTCTGCCAAGCGCTAA
- a CDS encoding ribonuclease domain-containing protein, which yields MLARSMTGAALVLALAQPTLARQVQTEGMGTIAVQQLPNDARQTLERIEAGGPFLYDKDGSRFGNYERILPQRERGYYREYTVKSARSRNRGAKRIVCGGEQRAANDCYYTEDHYNSFKRILK from the coding sequence ATGCTGGCCCGGTCCATGACCGGCGCGGCGCTGGTGCTGGCCCTGGCGCAGCCGACGCTGGCGCGGCAGGTGCAGACCGAAGGGATGGGAACCATTGCAGTGCAGCAGTTGCCCAACGATGCACGGCAGACCCTGGAGCGCATCGAAGCCGGCGGCCCGTTCCTGTATGACAAGGACGGATCGAGATTCGGCAACTACGAACGCATCCTGCCTCAACGTGAACGCGGGTATTACCGCGAATACACGGTCAAGAGCGCCAGGAGCCGGAACCGGGGAGCCAAGCGGATCGTCTGCGGCGGAGAACAACGCGCTGCCAACGATTGTTACTACACGGAAGATCACTACAACAGCTTCAAACGGATACTCAAATGA
- a CDS encoding barstar family protein encodes MMTDIFGLGDALAAREERGAGDGWQRAQQQAQNLYDNVLMMPSQELMQKLPPATAPVAMPAGPGWNDGTSEGAMNLFKTVRPNIVQSIRAFRVPELAQAAADLGQHFLYANCAHCASKAEVLETIATSFTFPKHFGKNFDALADCLTDMIYKAGPQPGFVIVLEGLPIAQKFDKEGREVLLDVFRDAAEFWGERKVQFRVFYSFA; translated from the coding sequence ATGATGACTGACATTTTCGGATTGGGCGACGCCCTTGCCGCCCGCGAAGAGCGCGGCGCCGGAGATGGCTGGCAGCGGGCTCAGCAGCAGGCCCAGAACCTATACGACAACGTGCTGATGATGCCGAGCCAGGAGCTCATGCAAAAACTCCCGCCCGCGACCGCGCCCGTGGCCATGCCCGCCGGTCCCGGTTGGAACGACGGCACCAGCGAGGGGGCCATGAACCTGTTCAAGACGGTGCGTCCGAACATCGTCCAGTCGATCCGCGCCTTCCGCGTGCCTGAGCTGGCCCAGGCGGCCGCCGATCTCGGGCAGCATTTCCTCTATGCCAATTGCGCCCATTGCGCGAGCAAGGCTGAGGTCCTGGAAACCATCGCCACGTCGTTCACCTTCCCGAAGCACTTCGGCAAGAACTTCGACGCGCTGGCTGACTGCCTGACCGACATGATCTACAAGGCAGGCCCGCAGCCGGGCTTTGTGATCGTGCTGGAAGGCTTGCCGATCGCGCAGAAGTTCGACAAGGAAGGGCGCGAGGTGCTGCTCGACGTATTCCGCGACGCTGCCGAGTTCTGGGGCGAGCGCAAGGTGCAGTTCCGGGTGTTCTATTCGTTCGCCTGA
- a CDS encoding YidB family protein — protein MGLLDSVLGGVLGQLGGARGEAGSTGGLDPKLMMALGLLATLAMRSRGQADDAAPVDDGLGGLGSLGGLLGGMLGGGGAGAAPGGATGGLDLGSLLGGLLGGQGGAPANSQALGAAAGGIGALQQILAQAGLGEQVNSWIGSGANQPVTPSALSSALGDTGALESLAQTTGMSQDDVAAQLSEGLPELIDRLTPHGHLPAQE, from the coding sequence ATGGGACTACTCGATAGCGTGCTGGGCGGTGTGCTCGGACAACTCGGCGGCGCGCGTGGCGAGGCAGGCAGTACCGGAGGGCTCGACCCCAAGCTGATGATGGCGCTTGGCCTGCTGGCAACGCTGGCCATGCGTAGCCGCGGACAAGCAGACGATGCGGCGCCTGTCGATGACGGCCTGGGCGGACTGGGCAGCCTCGGCGGGCTGCTGGGCGGCATGCTCGGCGGCGGCGGTGCCGGCGCAGCGCCCGGCGGCGCCACCGGCGGCCTGGACCTTGGCTCGCTGCTGGGCGGACTGCTTGGCGGCCAGGGTGGCGCCCCGGCCAACAGCCAGGCACTGGGCGCGGCCGCCGGCGGCATCGGCGCGCTGCAGCAGATCCTGGCGCAGGCCGGGCTGGGCGAACAGGTGAACTCGTGGATCGGCAGCGGCGCCAACCAGCCGGTCACGCCGTCGGCGCTGAGCAGCGCGCTGGGCGACACCGGCGCGCTCGAATCGCTGGCACAGACCACCGGCATGTCGCAGGATGACGTGGCCGCGCAACTGAGCGAAGGATTGCCGGAACTGATCGACCGCCTCACGCCGCATGGGCATCTGCCGGCGCAGGAATAG
- a CDS encoding 16S rRNA (uracil(1498)-N(3))-methyltransferase, whose translation MAPRFFVGGTDTVLAAESDFPLPEPVVRHVQVLRLVPGDAMTLFDGRGGSHAATLVELGKRHALARIGAHDAAEAEPPFRVTLAQGLAGGDKMDWLIEKAVELGVTAIQPLQASRSVVRLSGERAHKRHAHWQALVQAACEQCGRNRLPEVAPVANFETWLAQSAAGGARLLVSPRATHSLPAFIAEQRESLLAGGVTLLIGPEGGLAPDEEQAARQVGFTGVSLGPRILRTETAGLACLATLNALLGGF comes from the coding sequence ATGGCACCACGCTTCTTCGTCGGCGGCACGGACACCGTCCTGGCCGCCGAATCCGATTTTCCGCTGCCTGAGCCGGTGGTGCGCCACGTGCAGGTGCTGCGCCTGGTGCCGGGCGACGCCATGACGCTGTTCGACGGCCGCGGCGGCAGCCACGCGGCCACGCTGGTCGAGCTGGGCAAGCGCCACGCGCTGGCGCGCATCGGCGCGCATGACGCGGCCGAAGCCGAGCCGCCCTTCCGTGTCACGCTGGCCCAGGGCCTGGCCGGCGGCGACAAGATGGACTGGCTGATCGAAAAGGCGGTCGAACTGGGCGTCACGGCAATCCAGCCGCTGCAGGCCAGCCGCTCGGTGGTGCGCCTGTCGGGCGAGCGCGCGCACAAGCGCCACGCGCACTGGCAGGCGCTGGTGCAGGCCGCCTGCGAGCAATGCGGCCGCAATCGCTTGCCGGAGGTTGCGCCGGTCGCTAACTTTGAGACATGGCTGGCGCAGTCCGCGGCTGGCGGTGCCAGGCTGCTGGTATCGCCGCGCGCCACGCATTCGCTGCCAGCGTTCATCGCCGAACAGCGCGAAAGCTTGCTGGCCGGCGGCGTTACGCTGCTGATCGGCCCCGAAGGCGGCCTGGCGCCCGACGAAGAGCAGGCGGCAAGACAGGTGGGTTTCACCGGCGTGTCGCTCGGCCCCCGCATCCTGCGCACTGAAACCGCCGGGCTGGCATGCCTGGCAACCCTTAACGCCTTGCTTGGCGGATTCTGA
- a CDS encoding VOC family protein, with the protein MTRPANTPWLTPYLTVANGRAALDFYSRAFGFTAGNVVDENGVPTHAEMHYQGQLVVMFAPEGAWGSTARTPRSLGVECPQTFYVYCDDVDAMHQRAVDAGAVSLMAPADQFWGDRYCMVEDPDGYRWGFGKPLEQAAGQAS; encoded by the coding sequence ATGACCAGACCGGCCAACACCCCCTGGCTCACCCCCTACCTGACCGTCGCCAACGGGCGCGCCGCACTGGACTTCTACAGCCGCGCCTTCGGCTTCACGGCCGGCAACGTGGTCGACGAAAACGGCGTGCCGACCCACGCCGAGATGCACTACCAGGGCCAACTGGTGGTGATGTTCGCGCCCGAGGGCGCCTGGGGCAGCACCGCGCGCACGCCGCGCTCGCTGGGCGTCGAGTGCCCGCAGACCTTCTATGTCTATTGCGACGATGTCGACGCCATGCACCAGCGCGCGGTCGACGCCGGCGCGGTCAGCCTGATGGCGCCGGCCGACCAGTTCTGGGGCGACCGCTACTGCATGGTTGAAGATCCCGACGGCTACCGCTGGGGCTTCGGCAAGCCGCTGGAACAGGCAGCAGGCCAGGCAAGCTGA